A stretch of Rubinisphaera margarita DNA encodes these proteins:
- a CDS encoding TolC family protein — MRKQIASRMVLAGALVTLPGCLSSRPKAIEIEPIAQKRSAIPLDQSSPTVAKKSPTESSPLDSESDARERITLTAGEVPVLEDDRLKLEVPLELDDDGLDAADPVYCRPSGGLISLAELETIALGNNPTLKQAESSIVRARGIRSQVRRPANPTVGYFASQLADEGTDQHGVFWEQQIVRGNKLALNDQVLSQTTDYQIWELEAQRLRVLTDVRILYFEAVAAQQRQEATDEFVAVMSQAADISKQRVDALEDSRIDLLQTRIQLNEVELLQRQAGIAFVGAWEELVALVGVQCLEPGPLAPVQTADAVCVDWCHLYDSIQANSPELAAGIQKVSRARALLSRQEVQAIPNLTLELGAGYDNATDSGLINLQVGGPLPIYNRNQGNVTAAYAEFCRATHEVARIRADIRARLARVSQKYDSARVTVAKYEGEILPQAAEALELANSAYELGETDFLQLLVIRRTYFEAKLQAIAARKELAQAQAQLDGLLLTGALTAPGTVDDGDELRGQTLSGE; from the coding sequence ATGCGTAAACAGATCGCCAGCAGGATGGTTCTGGCCGGAGCTCTGGTGACACTACCAGGGTGCCTGTCCTCACGCCCCAAGGCGATCGAGATCGAACCGATCGCACAGAAACGCTCCGCGATCCCACTCGATCAGAGTTCGCCGACGGTCGCGAAGAAGTCGCCGACGGAATCAAGCCCTCTGGATTCCGAATCGGATGCGCGAGAACGGATTACGCTCACAGCTGGTGAAGTTCCCGTTCTCGAGGATGATCGGCTCAAACTCGAAGTCCCTCTCGAACTCGACGATGACGGTCTGGACGCAGCGGATCCGGTTTACTGCCGGCCTTCGGGCGGGCTGATTTCTCTGGCCGAACTCGAAACGATTGCTCTGGGCAACAACCCGACGCTGAAACAGGCGGAATCGTCGATCGTCAGAGCCCGTGGCATCCGTTCGCAGGTCCGCCGTCCCGCCAACCCTACGGTTGGTTACTTCGCCAGCCAGCTCGCCGATGAGGGGACTGACCAGCACGGCGTTTTTTGGGAACAGCAGATTGTTCGTGGGAATAAACTGGCTCTGAACGATCAAGTGCTCAGCCAGACGACCGACTATCAGATCTGGGAACTCGAAGCCCAGAGACTGCGTGTGCTGACAGATGTGCGGATTCTTTACTTCGAAGCCGTGGCGGCTCAGCAGCGACAGGAAGCCACCGACGAATTCGTCGCCGTGATGAGCCAGGCGGCCGACATCTCCAAACAGCGTGTCGACGCACTGGAAGATTCCCGGATCGATCTGCTCCAGACGCGAATTCAGCTCAACGAGGTTGAGTTGCTTCAGCGACAGGCGGGTATCGCCTTCGTCGGCGCCTGGGAAGAACTGGTCGCTCTGGTTGGCGTGCAGTGCCTGGAACCGGGCCCCCTCGCACCCGTTCAGACTGCCGACGCAGTCTGTGTCGACTGGTGCCATCTGTACGATTCGATCCAGGCGAACAGCCCGGAACTGGCGGCCGGCATACAGAAGGTTTCACGGGCTCGCGCCTTGCTGAGTCGGCAGGAAGTGCAGGCGATACCGAACCTGACGCTGGAACTCGGTGCTGGTTACGACAACGCCACCGACTCCGGTCTGATTAACCTGCAGGTGGGGGGACCGCTGCCGATCTACAACCGGAACCAGGGGAATGTGACGGCCGCTTATGCCGAGTTCTGCCGGGCTACGCATGAAGTCGCCCGGATTCGAGCCGATATCCGGGCCCGACTGGCCCGCGTGTCGCAGAAGTACGATTCGGCTCGCGTGACAGTCGCCAAGTATGAGGGTGAAATCCTGCCTCAGGCTGCTGAAGCTCTCGAACTGGCCAACTCAGCCTATGAACTGGGAGAGACCGACTTCCTGCAGCTGCTCGTCATTCGCCGGACCTACTTCGAAGCCAAATTGCAGGCGATCGCCGCTCGCAAGGAACTGGCCCAGGCGCAGGCACAGCTGGACGGATTGCTGCTGACGGGTGCTCTGACGGCTCCCGGAACCGTCGACGATGGCGACGAACTCCGCGGGCAGACATTGAGCGGTGAGTAA
- the rlmN gene encoding 23S rRNA (adenine(2503)-C(2))-methyltransferase RlmN → MNVMTAEKPSIYSLSFEDLQQWCLERDIRKFRAEQIFRWIYQRRASSWDAMTDLPVALREQLDQELVFHQSEVESHQVASDRTEKLLLKLRDNEFVECVLMREPSRNTICISTQVGCAMGCVFCASGLAGLTRNLTTAEIVEQIARLVQLLDDEEQLTNVVVMGIGEPLANLQNLLPALDRMQESIGWNFGTRRVTISTVGLPEKIRQLADLGKRYTLAISLHAPNDELRNQIVPTNQKIGIKAILDAADYFLETTGRRVTFEYILLKGVNDSREHAHELANLLRGRSTLVNLIPMNDVSLLSLKGSTQQAARDFVDILQKAGLTATVRKRKGADIDAACGQLRLPKVRDRALQELQTQKS, encoded by the coding sequence ATGAATGTCATGACAGCTGAAAAGCCTTCGATTTACTCACTTTCCTTCGAGGATCTCCAGCAATGGTGTCTCGAACGGGATATCCGTAAGTTCCGTGCAGAACAGATCTTCCGCTGGATCTACCAGCGGCGGGCCAGTTCCTGGGACGCGATGACCGACTTGCCAGTGGCGCTCCGTGAGCAGCTGGATCAGGAACTCGTGTTCCATCAGAGCGAAGTGGAATCCCATCAGGTCGCATCCGACCGGACGGAAAAACTTCTGCTCAAACTCCGGGACAACGAGTTTGTCGAATGTGTCCTGATGCGGGAACCGAGCCGAAATACGATCTGCATCAGCACGCAGGTCGGCTGTGCCATGGGCTGTGTCTTCTGCGCCAGCGGCCTGGCTGGACTGACGCGAAACCTGACCACAGCCGAGATTGTCGAGCAGATCGCTCGGCTCGTGCAGTTGCTCGATGACGAAGAACAGCTGACGAACGTGGTCGTGATGGGCATCGGGGAGCCGCTCGCCAATCTGCAGAACCTCCTGCCGGCTCTCGATCGGATGCAGGAATCGATCGGCTGGAACTTTGGCACCCGTCGCGTGACGATTTCCACCGTCGGTTTGCCCGAGAAGATCCGCCAGCTGGCCGATCTGGGGAAACGATACACGCTCGCGATTTCGCTGCATGCTCCCAACGACGAACTGCGAAACCAGATTGTTCCGACGAACCAGAAGATCGGCATCAAGGCGATTCTCGATGCCGCCGACTACTTCCTGGAAACGACGGGGCGCCGCGTGACCTTTGAATACATTCTGCTCAAGGGCGTGAACGATTCCCGCGAACATGCCCACGAGTTGGCCAATCTGCTTCGCGGCCGGTCGACGCTGGTGAATCTGATTCCGATGAACGACGTCAGCCTGCTGTCGCTGAAAGGCTCAACCCAGCAAGCCGCCCGGGACTTCGTCGACATCCTGCAGAAAGCCGGGCTGACGGCCACGGTTCGCAAACGCAAGGGAGCCGACATCGACGCCGCCTGCGGTCAACTCCGGTTGCCCAAAGTCCGCGACCGCGCTCTGCAGGAACTGCAGACCCAGAAGTCGTAA
- a CDS encoding SpoVG family protein, whose amino-acid sequence MEITEVRIKLMEDSGERLCAFCSITLDSCFVIRDLKIIQGSKGAFVAMPSRKLTDRCPKCHFKNHLRATFCNQCGVRLRSERAPKDDDGRAKLYADIAHPINSECRDMIQQSVISAYEEEVVRAQQEGYICTYDDFEEDRYAVLDGNEDDSSQRNNDSQNHRSSLRMETEDGKIHRVDTQSQHESNAGSPRERNPSDAVSQQPPRRDAFGDGII is encoded by the coding sequence ATGGAGATAACGGAAGTTCGCATCAAGCTCATGGAGGATTCTGGCGAGCGTCTGTGCGCGTTCTGCTCGATCACTCTGGACAGTTGCTTTGTCATCCGTGATCTGAAAATCATCCAGGGCTCCAAAGGTGCCTTTGTGGCGATGCCCAGCCGGAAATTGACAGACCGCTGTCCCAAATGTCACTTCAAGAATCATTTGCGGGCCACCTTCTGCAACCAGTGTGGAGTCCGACTGCGTTCTGAACGTGCTCCCAAGGACGATGACGGTCGAGCCAAGCTCTATGCCGATATCGCACACCCGATCAACTCGGAATGTCGGGACATGATCCAGCAGTCGGTCATCTCCGCTTACGAAGAAGAAGTCGTCCGCGCCCAGCAGGAAGGCTACATCTGCACCTACGATGATTTCGAGGAAGATCGCTACGCGGTGCTCGATGGAAACGAGGACGATTCTTCGCAGCGAAACAATGACTCGCAGAACCATCGGTCTTCCCTGCGAATGGAAACCGAAGACGGGAAGATCCACCGCGTCGACACGCAATCCCAGCACGAATCGAACGCCGGCTCTCCCCGGGAGCGCAATCCCTCCGACGCCGTCTCGCAACAGCCGCCTCGCCGGGATGCCTTCGGGGATGGGATTATCTGA
- the ispE gene encoding 4-(cytidine 5'-diphospho)-2-C-methyl-D-erythritol kinase codes for MNAELTSPVIGQAPAKLNLFLNILARRDDGYHEIETVMQRLALHDTLRFYPATGDTVSLRVEHVAPHRLNPRPVDPIPTDERNLIIKAARLLQSHTGCHHGADILLRKRIPSQAGLGGGSSDAATTLIVLNRMWNLNLTQPELMGLAGRIGSDIPFFIAEQGLAVGTGRGEDLQPARGPLMHYVIVKPFSGLSTAEVYANCRISPFQHSAKDVLNALHGPNLAGVRWTIRNALQEPAEQLNPDVRHALSVMRRQDFLMSMMSGSGTACFGVCRSRAAANTIAGRLEALRIGSVFVTHSRV; via the coding sequence ATGAATGCAGAGCTGACTTCCCCGGTCATCGGCCAGGCGCCGGCGAAGTTGAATCTCTTCCTCAATATCCTGGCAAGAAGAGACGACGGGTACCACGAAATTGAAACGGTCATGCAACGATTGGCGTTGCACGATACGCTTCGTTTTTACCCGGCGACTGGAGACACTGTCTCCCTGCGCGTCGAGCATGTTGCTCCGCATCGACTCAATCCGCGCCCCGTCGACCCTATTCCGACCGATGAGCGGAATCTGATCATCAAGGCGGCTCGTCTGCTGCAGTCCCACACCGGCTGCCACCACGGAGCCGATATTCTGCTGCGAAAACGAATCCCCTCTCAAGCCGGACTTGGCGGAGGGTCTTCCGACGCCGCGACGACGTTGATCGTCCTGAACCGCATGTGGAATCTGAACCTGACTCAACCTGAGTTGATGGGTCTCGCTGGCCGTATCGGCAGCGACATCCCCTTCTTCATCGCCGAGCAGGGTCTTGCTGTCGGTACCGGACGGGGCGAAGATCTCCAACCGGCTCGTGGCCCGCTGATGCATTACGTGATCGTGAAGCCCTTCAGCGGTCTGTCAACAGCCGAAGTTTACGCCAACTGCAGAATCTCTCCATTCCAACATTCCGCGAAAGATGTGTTAAATGCTCTGCACGGACCAAATCTTGCTGGTGTAAGATGGACGATCAGGAACGCACTGCAGGAGCCTGCGGAACAACTGAATCCGGACGTGCGGCATGCACTGTCGGTGATGCGGCGGCAGGATTTTCTGATGTCGATGATGAGTGGTAGCGGGACGGCGTGCTTTGGTGTTTGCCGGAGTCGTGCGGCCGCGAACACGATCGCGGGTCGCCTGGAGGCTCTGCGAATCGGGAGTGTTTTCGTCACTCACAGCCGTGTGTAA
- a CDS encoding type II secretion system F family protein has translation MDMVSILPYAIFGGISALIWFVVTQMSSKDDRVAERLQDIRDPGRRNKEAQGKQEGVGGMLDKAAPTLSKALKPKTELEESELKIRMANAGFNSPNAGQVFLAVKFLSMIVGVLIGAAIGFINWGNTQNGWSAFAIGAGFGFYIPELVLGYMRMKRKQSIFLTMPDALDLLVVCVESGLGLDAGMRRVSDELRDTATDICAEFDLANFQLQMGRPRREVLHDLGIRTGVDDMKALAAILIQADRFGSSIAQALRVQSDSMRVKRMQMAEEKAQKTAVQMIFPLVLFIFPGIFVVLVGPAAISMMDSLLAM, from the coding sequence ATGGACATGGTCAGCATTCTGCCGTACGCCATCTTTGGCGGGATTTCCGCTCTGATCTGGTTTGTCGTCACCCAGATGAGCAGCAAGGATGACCGCGTTGCCGAGCGGCTGCAGGATATCCGGGATCCCGGACGAAGAAACAAAGAGGCTCAGGGTAAGCAGGAGGGTGTCGGCGGCATGCTCGACAAAGCCGCCCCGACGCTTTCGAAAGCGCTCAAGCCAAAAACCGAACTGGAAGAGAGCGAACTCAAGATCCGCATGGCCAATGCGGGGTTCAACTCCCCGAACGCCGGACAGGTCTTTCTCGCCGTCAAGTTTCTCTCCATGATCGTCGGGGTGCTCATCGGAGCCGCGATCGGATTCATCAACTGGGGAAACACTCAGAACGGCTGGTCCGCGTTCGCCATCGGAGCCGGATTCGGCTTCTACATTCCCGAGCTCGTCCTCGGCTACATGCGTATGAAGCGGAAGCAGAGTATCTTCCTGACAATGCCCGATGCCCTGGATCTGCTCGTGGTCTGTGTGGAATCGGGCCTGGGTCTGGATGCGGGCATGCGTCGGGTTTCTGATGAACTTCGTGATACCGCGACCGACATCTGCGCGGAATTCGATCTGGCGAACTTCCAGCTCCAGATGGGCCGCCCACGTCGCGAAGTGCTGCACGACCTCGGAATTCGTACGGGAGTCGACGACATGAAAGCCCTGGCCGCGATCCTGATTCAGGCGGACCGATTTGGCTCCTCCATCGCTCAGGCGCTTCGCGTTCAGTCGGACAGCATGCGGGTCAAACGGATGCAGATGGCTGAAGAAAAGGCCCAGAAAACAGCTGTCCAGATGATCTTCCCACTGGTTCTCTTCATTTTCCCGGGAATCTTCGTGGTGCTGGTCGGCCCGGCCGCAATCTCCATGATGGACAGCCTGCTGGCCATGTAA
- a CDS encoding type II secretion system F family protein, translated as MDPIVISIMVFVAVVAIIMAIMSVMNDLGASDVEDRLQVLTGHKTREEANEDKKILKKEMLREGVGGISKAFNRAVSRFGNLPLIFEQAHSPIGIDVFAIISLVCVGVGVVGGMAAQAPAPMLPVCGLTVGILPYMWILYRRKKRFARFAKQLPDSLELIARALRSGHSLSSGIQVVVQEMPDPISHEFNMAYEEQNLGIPIDQALKSVFRRVPNLDFKFFVTAVAIQRQAGGDLAEILDKIGHIVRERFRIMGQVQALTGEGRISGIVLMALPIVLFFVMYYLNPEYMMLLFTEELGRQMIAGAVVLQLLGAVCIKKIIEIKI; from the coding sequence ATGGATCCTATTGTGATCTCCATTATGGTCTTCGTCGCCGTGGTCGCCATCATCATGGCGATTATGAGCGTGATGAATGACCTGGGTGCCTCGGACGTTGAAGACCGGCTTCAGGTTCTGACCGGCCACAAAACCCGCGAGGAAGCCAACGAAGACAAGAAGATCCTGAAGAAGGAAATGCTTCGCGAAGGCGTCGGCGGGATCTCCAAAGCCTTTAACCGGGCCGTGTCGCGTTTCGGCAATCTACCGCTCATCTTCGAGCAGGCTCACTCCCCCATCGGCATCGATGTCTTCGCGATCATCTCGCTGGTTTGTGTGGGCGTGGGCGTCGTTGGCGGCATGGCCGCTCAGGCCCCTGCTCCGATGCTGCCTGTCTGCGGACTCACCGTTGGCATCCTGCCGTATATGTGGATTCTGTATCGTCGCAAAAAGCGATTCGCCCGGTTCGCCAAACAGCTTCCCGATTCGCTCGAACTGATCGCCCGAGCTCTCCGCTCCGGCCACAGTCTGTCCTCGGGAATTCAGGTTGTCGTTCAGGAAATGCCGGATCCGATCTCGCACGAATTCAACATGGCCTATGAAGAACAGAATCTGGGCATCCCGATCGACCAGGCCCTGAAGAGCGTCTTCCGCCGTGTGCCGAACCTCGACTTCAAGTTCTTCGTGACTGCCGTCGCGATTCAACGACAGGCCGGGGGCGATCTGGCGGAGATCCTCGACAAGATCGGACACATCGTCCGTGAACGGTTCCGCATCATGGGACAGGTGCAGGCGTTGACCGGGGAAGGTCGAATTTCGGGCATCGTGCTGATGGCGTTGCCGATCGTCCTGTTCTTCGTGATGTACTACCTGAATCCCGAATACATGATGCTGCTGTTCACCGAAGAGCTTGGCCGACAGATGATCGCCGGAGCGGTCGTCCTGCAGCTGCTGGGTGCGGTCTGCATCAAGAAGATCATCGAAATCAAAATCTGA
- a CDS encoding CpaF family protein yields MPPVKGPLPRSNRPASFSQDDFETLKRLIHGKLVDKLDLSRLGDLEGDTLRREIRLVVEHLCDTENPLLNRSERERLIEEVLDETFGFGPLEILMKMDDVADIMINGPKHVFLEKGGRIVKSDVTFRDNQHLLQILDRIVSRVGRRVDESNPMVDARLPDGSRLNAVIPPLALDGPSLTIRKFGSNPLTLERLLGFGAFTPEMAMFLEGATKARLNTVISGGTGSGKTTLLNTLSSFIQNDHRIITIEDAAELQLQQEHVLRLETRPSNIEGKGRVSATDLVKNALRMRPDRIIIGECRGAETLDMLQAMNTGHEGSLTTIHANNPRDAVSRMETMISMGGIELPMKAIRQQFAAAVDIIIQANRLQGGPRKITHITEVLNMEQDTIIMQDIFLFVQDGIDEDGRAVGHFESTGVRPHCMARLEAAGVRLPGNLFSARVLG; encoded by the coding sequence ATGCCCCCAGTCAAAGGCCCGCTGCCACGATCGAACCGCCCCGCTTCGTTTTCGCAGGATGATTTCGAAACGCTTAAGCGACTCATCCATGGCAAGCTCGTCGACAAGCTCGACCTGTCCCGTCTGGGCGATCTCGAAGGCGACACGCTGCGACGGGAGATCCGGCTGGTCGTCGAGCATCTCTGCGATACCGAGAATCCGCTGCTCAACCGTTCGGAACGCGAACGGCTGATTGAAGAGGTTCTCGACGAAACATTTGGCTTCGGCCCACTCGAGATCCTGATGAAGATGGACGACGTGGCCGACATCATGATCAACGGCCCCAAGCATGTCTTCCTGGAAAAGGGAGGGCGCATCGTCAAATCCGATGTTACCTTCCGCGATAACCAGCATCTCCTGCAGATTCTCGACCGTATCGTCTCCCGCGTCGGTCGACGCGTCGACGAAAGCAATCCGATGGTCGATGCCCGACTGCCGGACGGCTCCCGTCTGAATGCCGTCATCCCGCCACTGGCGCTCGATGGCCCCTCGCTCACCATTCGTAAGTTCGGTTCCAATCCGCTGACGCTCGAACGCCTGCTCGGCTTTGGAGCCTTCACGCCTGAGATGGCCATGTTTCTTGAAGGAGCGACCAAGGCCCGTCTGAACACCGTAATTTCCGGCGGTACCGGTTCGGGGAAAACGACTCTGCTCAACACACTGTCGAGCTTCATTCAGAACGATCACCGCATCATCACCATCGAAGACGCGGCCGAACTTCAGCTGCAGCAGGAACACGTGCTGCGCCTGGAAACCCGCCCGTCCAACATCGAAGGCAAGGGACGCGTCTCGGCAACCGACCTGGTGAAGAACGCCCTGCGTATGCGTCCGGACCGAATCATCATCGGGGAATGCCGTGGCGCCGAAACGCTCGACATGCTTCAGGCCATGAACACCGGCCATGAAGGATCGTTGACGACAATTCACGCCAACAACCCGCGCGACGCCGTCTCCCGTATGGAAACGATGATCTCGATGGGGGGCATCGAGCTGCCAATGAAGGCCATCCGCCAGCAGTTCGCCGCCGCGGTCGACATCATCATTCAGGCCAACCGCCTGCAGGGCGGACCACGAAAAATCACACACATTACCGAAGTGCTCAACATGGAACAGGACACGATCATCATGCAGGACATCTTTCTGTTCGTGCAGGATGGGATCGATGAAGACGGCCGTGCCGTCGGTCACTTCGAGTCCACTGGAGTGCGTCCGCACTGTATGGCTCGCCTCGAAGCCGCCGGCGTGCGGTTGCCAGGCAATCTGTTCTCAGCCCGCGTCCTCGGATAG
- a CDS encoding flavin reductase family protein, whose protein sequence is MDTNDSAAADPFLLLDPELWVITSQSGTTRNAMIATFVMPVSIVPDRRRFVTAIATHHFSHELLRESRCCALHLITRDQVDWVARFGIPTGRKTDKLAEMTTTTLQSGAPILTGALAAFDCRVVRSWSLGDRELYLLDLLESRQFREGTPLRFDEMWNLLESGERSQLSESLQRDQQIDREAIDRWAAEAGDS, encoded by the coding sequence ATGGATACAAACGATTCTGCAGCCGCAGATCCCTTCCTGTTGCTCGATCCCGAACTCTGGGTCATTACGTCGCAGTCTGGTACGACGAGGAATGCGATGATCGCAACGTTCGTCATGCCTGTGTCGATTGTGCCGGACCGTCGCCGATTTGTGACCGCGATCGCCACACACCACTTCAGTCACGAGCTGCTCCGAGAATCCCGCTGCTGTGCGTTGCATCTGATCACACGCGATCAGGTCGACTGGGTCGCGCGGTTTGGCATTCCGACAGGACGAAAGACCGATAAGCTGGCGGAGATGACGACGACAACGCTCCAGAGTGGAGCGCCGATTCTCACTGGTGCTCTGGCGGCTTTTGATTGCCGCGTCGTTCGAAGCTGGTCCCTCGGAGACCGGGAATTGTACCTGCTCGATCTTCTGGAGAGCCGACAGTTTCGTGAAGGAACCCCGCTCCGCTTCGACGAGATGTGGAATCTGCTGGAGTCGGGCGAGCGATCGCAACTCAGCGAGTCGCTCCAGCGTGATCAGCAAATCGATCGAGAGGCAATCGACCGCTGGGCCGCTGAAGCAGGAGATTCCTGA
- a CDS encoding ParA family protein encodes MRIIAIMNQKGGVGKTTSSVNIAAGLARHGKNVCLIDLDSQGNSSSHLGVDFCRGTSTVYQVFSGEKKLVETRQLAKPNLWVVPANIDLAAVEVELVDAQGREFILKRALEQYCREERQKPFDYVVMDCPPALNTVTINALTAATEMFIPVQPHYLSLQGLSRLLETTALIKRRLNRNLSITGMLLCLYETGTRLAADVTDDLMRFLEESDPQAPWATAKIFRSRIRRNIRLAEAPSFAQSIFEYAPESTGAHDYGNLIDEVLADEARMNTSISAAA; translated from the coding sequence ATGCGAATTATCGCCATCATGAATCAGAAGGGCGGAGTCGGTAAAACGACTTCCAGCGTCAACATTGCAGCCGGTCTTGCTCGTCATGGGAAGAACGTCTGCCTGATCGACCTCGATTCGCAGGGCAATTCCTCTTCGCACCTCGGAGTCGATTTCTGTCGGGGAACGAGCACGGTTTACCAGGTCTTTTCCGGCGAGAAGAAACTGGTCGAAACCCGACAGCTGGCCAAGCCCAATCTCTGGGTCGTGCCGGCCAACATCGATCTGGCGGCTGTGGAAGTCGAACTCGTTGACGCCCAGGGACGCGAGTTTATCCTTAAACGGGCTCTGGAACAGTACTGCCGCGAAGAACGCCAGAAGCCGTTCGACTATGTGGTCATGGACTGCCCACCGGCGTTGAACACCGTGACAATCAACGCACTGACCGCGGCGACGGAGATGTTCATTCCTGTCCAGCCCCACTACTTGAGTCTGCAGGGATTGTCTCGACTGCTGGAAACAACGGCTCTCATCAAACGCCGCCTGAACCGGAACCTGTCGATCACTGGCATGCTGCTCTGCCTTTACGAAACGGGCACCCGACTGGCCGCCGATGTCACCGACGATCTGATGCGGTTCCTTGAGGAAAGCGATCCCCAGGCTCCCTGGGCGACGGCCAAGATCTTCCGCAGCCGTATCCGTCGTAACATCCGACTCGCAGAGGCCCCCAGCTTCGCCCAGTCCATTTTCGAGTACGCCCCGGAATCAACCGGAGCGCACGACTACGGCAATCTGATCGACGAAGTCCTCGCCGACGAAGCCCGCATGAATACGTCGATCTCGGCAGCTGCCTGA
- a CDS encoding DegT/DnrJ/EryC1/StrS family aminotransferase — MSTSVASTVPFPASTPDPVPLIDLTQQYQSIKSEVDAAVQRVFTNQSFVLGEEVSNFEADMAKYCDSREAIGCGSGTDALILALQALNIGPGDEVITTPFSFFATASCIERVGATPVFVDVDAKDYNIDPDAIAAAITPRTRAILPVHLFGQCAKMEAINRLATKHGLAVVEDAAQAIGSEFRGRRAGVLGTIGCFSFFPTKNLGGAGDGGLITTDDPALANRIKRLRVHGDSGRYQHVEVGMNSRLDALQAAVLAVKLRYLDSWTEGRQRNANWYTELFDRENLNGVLELPRTLKDRRHVYNQFCIRVHDGLRDQVLQSLRDQQIGCAVYYPQPLHLQPCFAHHGYKEGQFPVSEQLSRDIMALPIFAELTLAQLERVVDGLSKAVASCTSTSAKSLPKAA; from the coding sequence ATGAGTACCAGCGTGGCTTCCACTGTTCCGTTTCCTGCTTCCACGCCCGATCCAGTTCCACTGATCGATCTGACACAGCAATATCAAAGCATCAAGTCTGAGGTCGACGCGGCGGTGCAGCGCGTCTTCACCAATCAGTCCTTCGTGCTCGGTGAAGAAGTCTCCAACTTCGAAGCCGATATGGCGAAGTACTGCGACTCACGCGAAGCGATTGGTTGTGGTTCCGGAACCGATGCCCTCATCCTGGCGCTGCAGGCGCTCAATATCGGTCCGGGCGATGAGGTGATCACGACTCCGTTTTCGTTCTTCGCAACGGCCAGCTGTATCGAACGCGTCGGAGCCACACCGGTCTTCGTCGATGTCGATGCCAAAGACTACAACATCGATCCCGATGCCATCGCCGCGGCGATCACGCCACGAACCCGCGCCATTCTGCCCGTCCATCTGTTTGGACAGTGTGCCAAGATGGAAGCGATCAACCGTCTGGCGACCAAGCATGGCCTGGCCGTGGTGGAAGACGCCGCCCAGGCGATCGGATCAGAGTTTCGCGGACGCCGCGCCGGCGTGCTCGGCACCATCGGCTGCTTCAGCTTCTTCCCAACGAAGAACCTCGGCGGAGCCGGTGATGGAGGTCTGATCACAACGGATGATCCTGCCCTGGCAAACCGCATCAAACGGCTTCGCGTTCACGGCGATTCCGGTCGATATCAGCACGTTGAAGTCGGCATGAACAGTCGGCTCGATGCACTGCAGGCCGCCGTTCTGGCCGTCAAGCTCCGCTATCTCGATAGCTGGACCGAAGGCCGTCAGAGAAACGCGAACTGGTACACGGAACTGTTCGATCGTGAGAATCTGAACGGTGTTCTCGAACTGCCGCGGACGCTTAAGGATCGCCGTCACGTGTACAACCAGTTCTGCATCCGCGTCCACGACGGCTTGCGGGACCAGGTGTTGCAGTCGCTTCGCGATCAGCAGATCGGCTGTGCGGTTTACTATCCGCAGCCATTGCACCTGCAGCCGTGCTTCGCACATCACGGCTACAAAGAAGGTCAGTTCCCGGTCTCGGAACAGCTCAGCCGCGATATTATGGCTCTGCCGATCTTCGCGGAGCTGACGCTGGCTCAACTCGAGCGCGTCGTCGATGGGCTTTCCAAAGCCGTCGCCAGCTGCACGAGCACCTCGGCCAAGTCGCTGCCGAAAGCGGCGTAG